The sequence ATAGCTCCTGACAGCTTTATAACAAAATTAATTGGTATTAGTTAATTAATCTATTGTTTGGCAATGTAAAATTATTACTATTGATTTTGTAGCGAAAACTTCAATCCTGCTTTGAAGACTGAAGTCTCACTACAAACCTTTAGTAATTACCCGATATAAAAGCGTCACACCTGAATTAACTAAACCAGATAAATACTAACTTTGTTCTTGTACAACCTGACCTACTTGTGCTGTCAGCTTTTCTTGGTCACGCCTGCGTTTTTTCGCGTAAAGTTGAATAGTTACAGCCATCAAAATAATCGTCCCGAAAATTACCCAAGCGGTGATGTCTGTAGGCAGATTATTTTTAAATACAGCCAGTAATACAATCACTAATAACATGACTGTAGGCGCTTCATTTAAAGCACGTAACTGCTGACTGCTCCAACGACATTCATCTGCTGCTAACTTTTTCATTAACCGAGAACAATAATGATGGTAGCCGATTAATAAAGCGACAAACAGCAGTTTGATATGTAACCAACCCTCTTTTAAAACTTCTGGTTCAGTAGATAATAAACCGATAGCCATTGCTACTGTCACCAACATTCCGGGGGTAGTAATAATGTTGTAGAGGCGTTTTTCCATAATTTGATACTGATTTTTCAGTATCGTCCGTGCTGGTTCTGGTTCTTGGTTAGCTTCAGCGTGATAGATAAACAGTCGCACTAGATAAAATAAGCCAGCAAACCAAACGACAAAGCCGATAATATGAAACGCTTTAAACCACGAATAAGCCATGAATCGTCACCTGTCTT is a genomic window of Fortiea contorta PCC 7126 containing:
- the hemJ gene encoding protoporphyrinogen oxidase HemJ, which encodes MAYSWFKAFHIIGFVVWFAGLFYLVRLFIYHAEANQEPEPARTILKNQYQIMEKRLYNIITTPGMLVTVAMAIGLLSTEPEVLKEGWLHIKLLFVALLIGYHHYCSRLMKKLAADECRWSSQQLRALNEAPTVMLLVIVLLAVFKNNLPTDITAWVIFGTIILMAVTIQLYAKKRRRDQEKLTAQVGQVVQEQS